The window ataatttattttccattaaagtCAGTGCAAAACAAGGGTGATTTTAGACGAAGCACTGAAGACCAAAatccttcctcttctttcagtTCTGTTTCTTGAATCAGCAACAAGTACGCAGTTCTGTAAACATGtgtgggcctggatccctgtgggcctggatccctgtgggACTGAGTCCACTGCTTTATTCCATCCTTAACTGGCCTCATGCAAGGTAAGTACCAAGTAGCCTTCTTGTCTTGCTCAAAATGGAGATTCCCTCAACATCTGGACTTTCATCAAGGCCCGTTTCAGCTGCTCATAGGTTACAAACATCATCACGTTCCAGGATCCCAAACGCAAGAAGGAGGGGGTGAATCTGATGAAAAAAAGAACGACAGCATTAGGAGGAGGGGACTCTGAGCTCTCCTGTGCCCTCACTGGCACCGAGTTGTGCCAAAGGACCTTGATTGTCTCAAGCATTCTCTGAGAtccattccattttttcttctctgcCGAGAGGCTTCAGGCAATAGCTAGAgtcaggagaggaaagaaaactaaCATTTTGAGCCAGGTTACCATGTCAGGCACTCGATTCTCACAACAATTCGGTATGGTTACTATGTTTGTCATCAGGTTTCTGTTTTAGAAACTGCGGCCCAGGGGAGGCCTCAaccaaagccacacagctagtaaatacCAGATATAAGGTTCAAATGAGCCATGTGACCTGACTCCACCCTGCTGCTGGGGGTTCCTGGGCCTGAGGAGGGCCCCACCAGGACAGTGGGAAGCTGGGGCAGTGCAGGTGAGGCCTGCAGGGCACCAAACTGAGCCCAGCTCCAGAGAGCCTGCCTGTGTTGTGGTGGCAGAGGGGAGACCATCCCCACCTCAACTGTGCCCCATGGGCTCAGGGGGCAGCTGACAGCTGGCCCCTGCCCTCTTCTCAGCCTCTCTCCCATAGTGTCCACTCCTACCCCAGGCCTTTTTGCTGCTCCCAGACTCAGCCAGTTAGAGTCTCCTGACGATGCTGGGCCTCCTCACTCCCCTGCCTTTGTCCATGTTGCTCGCTCTGTTTGGACTGTCCCCTACTCTCTTGCTTTCTGGCTGGTTGCTTGTCACTCTCAGCCTGGGTACCTTAACCACATGAGGGTCCTAGATCCTCATGGGGACTATAGCATTGTGGCAATATATGTGAACTTGAGTCAGGCTCCACCATTTTCTAGCTCTACAAACTTGGACAAGATGACTTAATTTTTCTGAGCctgtttatctttaaaataagaaaaataatcccagttacttggaaggctatgataggaggattacaagttcaaggccagtcttggcaatttagcaagaccttgtctcaaaaaaaaaaaaaaaaaaaaagttaaaaaggactggagagggGGCTGTAGCtaagtagtaaagcatccctggggttcaatctccagttctgagaaggaaatgaggaaaatcacaGTATTTACCCTATAGGGTTGTTGTAAGCATTGATTAATGTCACCTACTTGTTTGCTGCTCTTTGAGGGACGCATAGCACAGGGCCTGGTACACACAAGATGTTCAATAAATTTTTGGCAAGTGGAAGAATAAACTGAGACAAGTGGCTATCACTTAAGGTTTTCCAAAAGGGGCACTTAGCAGAACACTCTCCCACAACTGACACCCTCCAGTGGCTTCTGTTTGCTGTTTGGGTCTAAACTAACTATCTGCTGATGGCTTCAGTGGTGGAGGTGAGAGGGCCTAGCTAAGAGCTACCACTGGGAGACACAACAgcatgctgggtgtggtgttgggcAGACTGGGTTTGAGCCAGGGCTCTACCATTTTAACTTTTGCTCTCCGACAAGTTACTTTTCTGAGACATACTCTCTTCCTCGGTTAGTGTGGGTCTGCTACACAGTTAGGGGGTTGTTGAGACAATGTAGGGGGCTTAGCTATCAGGATGATGGTTAAAATCACATTATTGAGCATTTGCTTTGTGCCAGGAACTCTGGGAGATGAAAGACAGATAGGCCACCGGTCCTTAGCTCTAAGGACCTTGCACTCCAGTGTAAGGAGTAATTTAACCTTGCAAACGCTCCATTACAAGACAGGAGGTGATGAAGATGGAATCAAATGTTAATGCCAAAGTTTTcagggagaaaggaaaacttATACATGAGAATGTTAGGGGGGTGGGGACATTTGATTTAGTCTAAAAGGATGACTAGGAGTAAGAGCATTCAGATGGTGAGGGAAAGGCATTCCTCACCGAGGGAACAGAAAATGCAAAGGCACAGAAACGTGAGTGTTGGCACAGTGAATATGGTGCCTCTGCTGACACAAGTGTGGGGATGAGCAGTCAGGGTGACAAGCTGCCGAAAGGTTTGGGAATTACAAACCACCTCTTCCTCTAGTATTTTAACCTATCTTTATactcctttttctcaaaaaggcTTCCCTAACTCTCCAAATCAGGTttggttcactttttttttttaaactcccataattaaaaaaaaaattttaagttgtatgtggacacaacgcctttatttatttatttatttattatgtggggtttaggatcgaacccagtgcctcagatgtgctgggcaagtgctccaccactgagctacagctctagCCCTTAACTCCCATAACTCTTGACACTTCTCCTTTGTGGCATTGATGTCTGTTCTGTTCACTGCATCTCCTGATAGACTGGCAGGAACGTTAGACAACAAGGAAGACTAACTTCTCTGGGAGGGGGTGCTGGAGGCAGGGGGGAGGCTTACCCCTTGTAGAAGGCTGTGGGTCCCTCGTGGACCACCAACTTTAGCATACAGTCCAGCGGGCTGCGGTACTGGCCTGGGGGTGAGTTCATATACCGCGTCTTCACCACATCCACTGGGGAGGCCACCACTGTGGCACAGAAGCCAGCTCCAAAGGCAGAGACAAAGTGGCAGGGGAAGTTGTCTGTAGAAGGGGAGGAAGAGCAAATATCAAGGAGTGAGTGCACCACGTGCATTCATCATCTGTGATTCAACTTTGACTCTTTGAGCACAGGAAAGTattgtctctctctttcatagTACCAGGTCGGATCTCTCATTAAGTCCTAGCAAATCAGAAATGGGTGTCCCTGGTTAATAAGGTCACCTAGCCCAATACTCTATTGGAGGAAATGGAAGTCAAGGTAAGAAACCTTTTTTCAGACACACAGTAAGAGATGGTGCCTGGAGCCCAGGGCTCTGGCCTGCGGCCCAGGCCTCTTTCCTACTTGTCAAAGTCCTGAACTGGGCATTGctcttctctctgctccttttAAAGCTCAGTTGCCTGTGGGTGATGCCAACTCCAGGGCCTCACCAGTGAGCAGGCGAGAGTCCAGAAGTTTCTCCTTGATGATGTCATAAGTCACCATCTCAGCACAGTTGACGATGGCATTCCTTGTGATGTTGGGCCAAGTTCCTGTGAAGAAGGTAGCAGGAGCTGTTGAATGGGGAATGGTGAATTGGATGTCCTGGCTGTGGGACCATAGTGGTGTCCCACTGCCATGATCTCAGCTAGGAGGACCTCCCCACAACATACACCAATCCAAGCAGATCCCATTCTTCTTTCTAGAGTTAGCAGCTCTCAGATCTtccttagagaaagaaaacagaggggCCCACTTGTGTTCATTTGGCTATGTTTTGGAGGATAATCTCCAATAGttgtcaaaattaaaatgcaCCCCCTGACACCAGGTGTAGCCAGAAAAAGAAGTCATATTTGGAAGAGCAAATCTGGGTTCTTGGGACAGTGACAGAATGTAGCATTGATAGGACTCTAGAAGAGTAGTTTCACTAGGGTGGGGGGGGCGGTCAGGCTTGGGGATGGAGGGGCACCCAGAAATGGAGTGCAAGCCAGTACTGTGACCCAGGCACCCTACCCTTAAACTACACAGGACAACTGTTTCTTCTGTAAGGATTCACACATCTGGCCCAGATGTGGGAGAGAGTCTAGCATTTGTCCAGGTGGCACCGGTGTAGATATATAGGAACACTCAAGTCTTTGTTCCCAAGGAAGTCCCCTCCTCTCTGGGTCTCACTGCACCCCACTCCTCTCAATAGGGCTCCTCCATTGCCTGGTTTTGCTCTGTGTCCTGCAGGAGGCCCTGCCCTTCCATCTCCACACGCTTGGAGCCTGCTCAGTCTTTGAAGCCCTCTTAGGTGCCAGTTTCTCTCTGGGGCCAGCCTGGTCTCTCCCACCTCTGGCAGGGCACCTGGCACATCTTATTTGAGGTGTAGACTGCTTGACCTGTCTTATCTCTTCTGCTGTCTGAGAGCACCAGAGTGAGGACATGTCCCATTCATTTCTAGCTCCCTGACAGAAGGTGAAGGATTGGTAAATTGAACAGAATCTGAGGCAAGTGTGGGAGGTTTCTTTGTTGGGGACGTTCATATGGAGTTAGTGGAATATGCCATGCTGAGTCCCCTGTCCCCGGGAGCCTACCTTTCCACAGGCCCCTGAACCCTTCCTCCCTGGCGATGGTTCTGTAGGCATCCATAGTTCCGCTGTATTTCCTGTGGCTCTCGGGCCCCAGGCGCACGCTGGCCTGAAATCGGACCTTCACCACATCGGTGGGCTGGGCACAAGTCACTGCCATGGCCCCCGTGGTGCAGCCCGCCAAAATCCTGACGGCGATGTTGGAATCTGGGGAGAGCAGAGGGAGTGGGCCAGAGCTGCACGCTGAAGGTCCCTCTCCCCAGCCCGCAATCCCGGGGTCGCCCTGTGCTGCTGGCCCTCTTCCTCCATGGAAGGACTGGAGTCCTTGTGTCCCTGTCACGTCAGAGCCTCCTTTCCCGCATCTGGTACCAGTTTCCCTAGGCCGGGCTCTGCCTCTGCTCTGGCCTGGCAGGGTGTGCTGACCCACGTGCGAGCTGCGCCTGGCATGACCCTTGGCGTCCACGGGGTAGCGGACACTCACTGTCCGCTCCTTTGGGGGTGTAGAACTGCTTGACAGAGTCATAGAGGCCGATGCGGATGGAGGCGAAGCTCATCTGGCGGTGCAGGCCGGCCACCAGCCCGTTGTAGGGGCTTCGGGGGCCCTCGGTGCGCACCATGGTCAAGATGGTGCCCAGCACGCCGCGGTACTGCACGCTCTGTGCCGCCGGGTTCTCTCCCTGGATCTGAGGGACAACCATGAGGACCTGAGTTGTTGGGTGGGTTCCCAGAAAGTGCTGTGTGCACAGAGGCCCCGCCTGGGCAGGACCTGCCTGACTGGACCTTGAGGACAAGCATGACCATCACCTCACAGTGAAAAGAACTGAGGTTTGTGCAGCATTTTACGGTTCACAAAGGAGGGGTGTGGCGTTTGAGCCTCAGAACAAATTAGAGGGGcagatatttttcacattttaataaactaattaattaactaattaatattattattattatttttggtactggtttacccaggggtgctttaccactgagcttcatcttcacccttttaaaatttttaactttgaaacagggccttgcaaagttgctgatgctggcttttaacttaggatactcctgcctcagcttcctgagtggctaggattataggcatccaCCTggactgttttcctttttttataaatGGTTAgtggcttgcccaaggtcacagttAATGCCTTAACTTTACCTCACACATTTTGGTTTACAAATCAGGGAAGGAACCTGCCACATCATGCCAAGgcatttagatattttttttttgtcctgggtaATGAGTGTAGTCCCCACTCCTCCCCTGCCCTGAGCGAGGAAGTATGTGTTGACAGATTGCCAAGGTGCTGTGGAGGGTGACTAACCCTTCCTTTGATGTGAACAATTACCCTTGGCCAAAGGGTACCTACCTGCAGGCGGACCTTGGCTGTATCCAGTGGAAAGGTGAGGAGATCTGCAAAACAGGCCGCAGCGCCCGCCCCCAGGCACTTCACAGCGGTGGTGGGAGGCACTTCTGAAGGCTTCAGTCCAACCATCCTCTCAGTAAGATTGGCCCTGTCCCTCCAGAGCCCAGTGATGTCCAAAGAGAGAGGTCAATTGGTAGCTCTGGGCTTTAGTGCAGGGAGAAGGCtgcaggaggaggccaggggaggTGGATGGAGCCGGGGTTGCCTACCCTGCCCCATCTCCAGGTACCCTGCAGCCGGAAGGAGCTTTAGAAAGTAAGAAGCCTGGGCATTGCCACACTTAAGTTGTCTGAGTTTAGCCTATAAAAACAGGTCACTTTCCCATCCTTCATATATTGCAATCCTCACCCTGTCCCCTCAGCACCAGAGAGCAGGCTAGTGGTGATATCTTCATTGTATGGATGAAGAAACAGGCTCTGGCAGGGACCAGGCCTGGCTCTGACTCCACACACACCCTGTTCTCCCTATGACAGGCTGTTTGGTGATCCTGCTCCCTGAGGTGTCTCACCACTTGAGATCTTTCTCTCCCTAACAACTGGAGCTTATACTCCTCATGACTCAATGAAACTGTCATTCATTTTGGATGAAGATATCTTTTACACAAGGATGCCTTAATATACTCatacataaagtaaataaaactcttttcattTGTGGTTCCTTTTCTGTGACTAGAGACATGAGACATTCCTTCCTAACACTGATGGATTCCTGGACTGATGCTCTTGGTGGAGCTGGGAGAAGAGTGGGCCATGACTGATTAGCTGCTGCATCCTGCAGTCAGCTCTGAGGGAGGTGGGCTAATGCAGCGCCTTCTGAATGTTTGTGGCGGTCCCAGCTGTTCTGTCTGGCTTGGCACATGCCCCCTTTTTCCTAACTCCACTGAGGAGCATCTCAGACAGGGGAGGATCAGTCTTGGACCAAGTGAATGTGCTGTCTCCTCTTGTCCTGCTAGAGCCCATGTACACCTCTAGTTCACGTACATATATGCTGACACTGGTGTGCACTTGTGCCTGCACCCTCTTACCAGTGGTTAACAAGGGCACTTTTGCATGTGAAGGTCTATGTCTAGTCTTGGTGACACTGAGAAACTGGCACACCATCATAGGCAGTCCTGTGTTCTTGTAATCTGAATATTTGTACAATCAGGTCTTTGGTGAGGATGCCATCTCTTGGCAGGTCATGCCCACGAGCACCCTGACTCACATACACTGCTGGTGTGCTGAGGTCCTGAACCTTTAGTGACCCCACGCCTGGAGCCAGAGCCAGTCCCACAGAATTGTGAAGTGGGCAGAGTGTGCACACCTTCCCTACAGGGCAATAGAATTCTGGGCCTGTGACCAGAAAATTTGGGGTCTGAACCTGTCTTCAAGACTTACTAATGAGTGACATGATCTTAGGTACACATTTAACCACTCTTGGGCAAATGGGAATATGGATTACCCCAGCCATCTGTAGTGAATTGGGTGCCCAAAGATGGGGTATaagcctttaatcccagtggctccagaggctgaggtaggaggattgaaaattcaaagccaggctcagcaatttaatgaagcccatagcaactcattgagactctgtctctaaataaaatacaaaatagagcgggaatgtggcttggtgatggagtgttcctgagttcaatacttGGTACCCCTTCCCCTACTCCAAATAGGAGTTAAGCTAGTGACTCTTAAGCCTTCTTTCAAGACTGCCATCTACTACCTTCTTCTCTCTGTTGCCTCCTCAAGCCACACATTCCATTCAGACTCCATGAATTAATGCTTGCTTGCTACCACCTCTCTTtggaaatatatgttttatatagatACAATactcttactttatttatttatttttatgtgatgcagaggctcgaacccagtgcctcacacatgccaggcaagtgctctaccactgagctacatacccagcccctgGAAAAGCCTGTTCTTTGGAAGGAACTGATCTGCTAATTCATACTAATATATAAATGacaatttcatgaaaaaaacatttttctgtgctggggatcaaatgcaGGGTTTTGTACattctaggcaagagctctaccactgagctataccctgacCCAGAACCCAGATCAGATATTTCTTGGTCACCATGCTagttaatagcaaaaaaaaaaaaaaaaaaaaaaaaagacatggaataAATTGGGTTTCGCCCTTGCCCTCAAGGAGTTCCCATTCTCATAAGGAAGGTGAACATGTGTAGAATTACTTAAAGAGAGTAAAGGAGGTGGGATAAGATGGGGGGTATGGGCTGAGGCTGGGACTCACTAGCTACTGGATCCCCATCTAGAAGCCTGCAATAGTGTGGCTTTAAGAAGTCTTTCCCTGAAGAAAGGATGCTTTTATTTGATTCTTCCCAGTATggattttcattacatttttattttttaaacttttaaaattgggATATAAATCTCACTGATGAGTCCAATTTACAATGATcgtatgcattttttaaatatttattttttagttttaggggagcacaatatctttattttacatctatgtggtgctgaggatcaaacctagtgcctcatgcatgctaggtgagcactctgacactaagccacaacccccagccctgatTGTGTGCATTTTGAGGGGTGCTAAACTATGAGGGGAATTATGCACCTGTgcatgtggtagagtgcttcttgTCTTTTCTTAAGGCATTTAAAGCCATCTGCAGTTACTGAATGATGTGCAAAATAACCTGTGAGAATGGCAGTGTCAGATGTGGAGCCTGGTGAGGAAGGTCATTGAGCACCCCATTGCCCCAGTTGGCAGAGAAGAGAATGGGCCAGCGTAGCTGAGATCTGTGTGGTGGGACAGTCAGGCCTTAGCCTCTCCTGGGCTCACCCCTAAGTCTGTCTTCCTGATGCCTGATTTGCCACCCAAGAAGAGCCCAGGAAGGGCTTTGTGGGGTGACACAGGGACGCTCAGGGTGAACTTGGCTGAGGAGACAATATTGTAGGCATGCTGGAAGAAATACCCTCTGCCTGTGCCTTCCCCACTGCCCTGTGCCCTACAGAAAGCCAGCCAGGCCCCTGGGCTCCTTCCCAGCAGGGAGGCTGGGACTGGAATGTACTGTGGGAGCAGCTGGTTCTCTCCATGGCATCCTGGTGGCCTCTTTCCCCATGAGCCCTGGCATTTCCCCTGCCCTCTTCTCCTCTGAAGTGAGCTGGGCTATAGGGGCCTTGGCATTGTGAATCTGAGGCCCTTGGGGGCTGTGTTCTCTATTGTCTCCTGCTGGCTAAGTATCCCTTCTATAAAACATTTGGGAACCATTCAGATGCTAATAAAAGAACACTACACATGGTTTTTGTTCTACTTTCATGTTTCAAACTGACCTGCCTGCCTGGGGCCACACAGTGAGCAGATGTGGGATTCCCATCAGGGGTGTGTAAGTTCAGGACATCCTCTGCCCAAGGCCATTTGATGTGGAGGGTCTATGCTGGGTCAGGACCTGCAGAGGGCACTTCATGGGTTTTGTCTCCTGCTGAGGCTGGGCCTATCTCTCTGGGGAGCCTACTCTCCCCTGGCCATCAGGCATGTCTTCCTTTCTGCATCCATTTTGTCCCCAGCCGTCTCTGACCCCTGATtccacacttttatttatttgtttattttggtagtgggtactgaacccaggggagcttcaGCTCcagacctttgtatttttttgaggcaggatctatGTTGTtcaagttggctttgaacttccaattcttttgcctcagcctcctagttgCTGGATTTCAGGTGCCAGCATGCCTGGCACCCCACACTTTCTTGAGAAGGGGTGCCCCACCAACAGGTGCAGGATCTACTTGTCTACTTCTCCATACCGTTAAGTGCTT is drawn from Urocitellus parryii isolate mUroPar1 chromosome 4, mUroPar1.hap1, whole genome shotgun sequence and contains these coding sequences:
- the Ucp3 gene encoding putative mitochondrial transporter UCP3, whose product is MVGLKPSEVPPTTAVKCLGAGAAACFADLLTFPLDTAKVRLQIQGENPAAQSVQYRGVLGTILTMVRTEGPRSPYNGLVAGLHRQMSFASIRIGLYDSVKQFYTPKGADNSNIAVRILAGCTTGAMAVTCAQPTDVVKVRFQASVRLGPESHRKYSGTMDAYRTIAREEGFRGLWKGTWPNITRNAIVNCAEMVTYDIIKEKLLDSRLLTDNFPCHFVSAFGAGFCATVVASPVDVVKTRYMNSPPGQYRSPLDCMLKLVVHEGPTAFYKGFTPSFLRLGSWNVMMFVTYEQLKRALMKVQMLRESPF